From a region of the Paenibacillus sp. FSL R10-2734 genome:
- a CDS encoding S-layer homology domain-containing protein — protein sequence MNRKYMIYGLAVTICSMLWLTPASAQSASDFKLKTSIKESTDTQFTITLSGEKIEDLYAYETKLSFDPERLELVKAKTDIEGFSVSPIVNNGEITFAHTKIGKVKGEKGNLDITTLTFKTKKAGTSELKWTGMKIVDQNLKSQMLSPNLTVGYTKLFTDIKGHWAKTDIMEMVDRGVISGMNVDIFAPNNKLTRAQFAKMIADGLKIKEGASNPFKDVKQGSWYEEAVKRAYAAGIVTGISADKFQPEKEITREEMAVMLVRAKAHGLGVKPDTLKAGKLPVYTDDSSISEWARTSLAVAVESKLMKGRSAKLLAPKGNTTRAESAVVLKRLLTN from the coding sequence ATGAATCGAAAATATATGATCTACGGATTGGCGGTTACTATCTGCTCGATGTTGTGGCTTACTCCAGCCTCTGCGCAAAGTGCTTCAGATTTTAAACTTAAGACATCCATAAAGGAATCGACGGATACTCAATTTACGATCACGTTGTCCGGAGAAAAAATAGAGGATTTATACGCATATGAGACGAAGCTGAGCTTCGACCCTGAACGACTTGAATTAGTTAAGGCGAAGACCGACATAGAGGGCTTCTCCGTGTCACCAATTGTGAACAATGGAGAGATTACCTTCGCGCACACCAAGATCGGAAAGGTCAAGGGTGAGAAAGGAAATCTGGATATTACGACGCTGACGTTTAAGACGAAGAAAGCGGGTACTTCTGAGTTGAAATGGACAGGAATGAAAATCGTTGATCAGAATTTGAAAAGTCAGATGCTTTCCCCAAATCTAACAGTAGGTTATACGAAATTGTTTACTGATATTAAGGGTCACTGGGCGAAGACAGACATTATGGAAATGGTGGACCGTGGCGTCATTTCCGGGATGAATGTTGACATCTTCGCACCGAACAATAAGCTGACGAGAGCACAATTCGCGAAGATGATCGCGGATGGATTGAAGATCAAGGAAGGTGCAAGCAACCCTTTCAAGGACGTGAAGCAAGGGTCGTGGTATGAAGAAGCCGTGAAGAGAGCCTATGCTGCGGGTATCGTGACTGGCATTTCTGCGGATAAATTTCAACCGGAGAAGGAGATCACTCGTGAGGAAATGGCGGTCATGCTCGTTCGTGCGAAAGCACATGGTCTTGGCGTGAAGCCAGATACTTTGAAGGCAGGAAAGCTACCTGTGTATACCGACGATAGCTCCATTAGTGAATGGGCAAGAACTTCTTTAGCCGTAGCTGTAGAATCGAAACTAATGAAAGGTCGATCAGCAAAATTACTTGCGCCGAAAGGAAATACTACTCGTGCGGAATCCGCCGTCGTGCTTAAGCGGTTGTTAACGAATTAA
- a CDS encoding endo-alpha-N-acetylgalactosaminidase family protein, which produces MQSNLSKLKIGTRLLLSLALVSPITSAFVDGSAQAAAQVAAQESGSVYIKDFNDGNVSGWKKGAGSGTATFAADNGSLKATTTGPVVTYDVYSPVITDGIYELKMKFDTVPGRFGFVIRHADEANFSAIYYDTSNFGWYAVKDGGEAYGSIDNSNYTFQANREYTFKLEYVNDQMTVWIDGQQLFSASTPNVPVNAGKIGIRSWFNNKVIHIDDVKLTEVKVDRPVQQPITVTDTLQSADMTVVIDKEFPRVQKYTWNESGAEMNGQLIGINEIKINGKSHYPLAVEYHKTAASGDRGERASYTLQFPEINVELGAELEVKDNVMNFNITRITESGAEKVKTIEFPNHDLVSILSSEPVAKETGVSITGSISDEYKDLKAGATNASGSRYYVFLNNDKLAGTIMNNAINGSDKTRLRIANNGSGDKQASIWNGTFIYRGSDTMPTQSLPTSKVVITPDANEDNTVDWQDGAIAYRENAPIPYGSQMIRDNISYISMNLGSTTTSPFLRAFDNAKKISNLTDGFGQLVLFKGYQGEGHDDSHPDYGGNIGIRQGGKEDFNFVLSEGKKYNIKGGVHINATEYMLDAVGTKLENLVQPLSKGWGWLDQAYFVDQSKDVQSGELKRRLDMLKADTGDNLSFIYVDVYYNNDFNAMKLGEYINGNGWMLGTEFAGPLFEPAAWVHWGTDPGYPNQGDNSPIVRFVRNQVLDGFMTTPLLKGNQQVGVGYWQPKAEFYSYNETTKAFFNHNLPTKYMQYFPIMKMTNDRIDFEGDVSVEREADGKIHLRKDGNNVAIMTDSSNVTDSTVFIPWDPIQETKIYHWNPAGGTTTWKVPASWSNVQTAQLYKLTDLGRELVGPVNVVNGEVTLTATRGTGYVLYKDLAEEQEDMEWGEGGLIKDNGFDSQSFGSWSKSSTGANTDHIQFVKSNNADDMVQVKGPSDATLTQTITGLKPGNAYTASIWANIDGKRKVTIGVKQGDEEVSNYMEDIPVPYYAQQHKYLNTNTQRVKVTFTAQAETAELSINVATGNATVNLDDVRVWENPTSTDPGDSVLYEDFENVDEGWGPFVYSKSGYVRTHISDKREGQIMNYVLDGKYSLKSNESGTGEWLRTLPQTLRLEKDHKFRLTMKVKTDTEGMYTVALRTKENGTVRDLASKTLNLSTIDIDLPFQTDGTENAYLAIIKNKDNDQAELTGTLLIDDIRVDDEGSINPGEGILVNNLGLAETNIVLPIGNNTTLVANVAPANASNKTLKWASNQPTIVSVDQNGRITALASGTATITVTSTDGSKLTATAQVTVNEANVHIPQSGMTATTTSAQPGDEGANVLDGNPATAWHTAWSPPHLPESITIQLGGSYDINELKYLPRTDAANGTITKYNVYVSTDGVNFTLAANGSWARNNQEKSVIFPKTKASYVKLEAVEAVGNFASALEINVYHVPTVSSGEQSALLTGANTVLAETEFKLNLGLKDVKNDVYAGVVDVTYDPAILEFKKAISLNDGISLLQAKDVGNGKIRLIFASNGEANAISNDSEFLELTFKSKAIGETTQTVVAVTSMTVADGEGTESSVEGISHSIEVQTDVPVTSGDVNGDGKVSIGDLAMIAAHYGKNSSHPDWNSIKRLDLDKDNAIDLDDLVMIANKIIL; this is translated from the coding sequence ATGCAATCTAACTTATCAAAGTTGAAGATTGGCACGAGATTATTGTTATCCCTTGCATTAGTATCACCGATTACATCCGCATTTGTGGATGGATCAGCGCAAGCAGCTGCGCAGGTTGCCGCACAGGAAAGTGGAAGCGTATACATCAAGGATTTTAATGACGGTAACGTTAGCGGTTGGAAAAAAGGGGCAGGCTCAGGCACAGCGACGTTCGCCGCTGACAATGGGTCGCTTAAGGCAACGACAACGGGGCCTGTAGTTACCTACGATGTGTATTCTCCTGTTATTACCGATGGCATCTATGAGTTGAAAATGAAATTTGACACGGTTCCTGGTCGCTTCGGCTTCGTGATCCGTCATGCAGATGAAGCAAATTTCAGTGCCATTTATTATGACACTAGCAACTTTGGCTGGTATGCGGTGAAGGACGGGGGAGAGGCGTATGGTAGTATCGATAATAGCAACTATACATTTCAAGCGAACCGTGAATATACATTTAAGCTGGAATATGTGAATGACCAAATGACCGTATGGATCGACGGTCAACAGCTATTCAGTGCAAGTACACCCAATGTTCCAGTGAATGCTGGAAAAATTGGTATTCGAAGTTGGTTTAATAATAAAGTAATTCATATTGACGATGTAAAGCTTACCGAAGTAAAGGTGGATAGACCGGTGCAGCAGCCCATAACGGTGACGGATACACTGCAGTCCGCCGATATGACGGTTGTCATCGATAAGGAGTTTCCACGGGTGCAGAAATATACGTGGAACGAGAGCGGCGCAGAAATGAACGGTCAACTTATTGGAATCAACGAAATAAAAATTAACGGTAAGTCACACTACCCACTCGCAGTGGAATACCACAAAACAGCTGCTTCTGGGGATCGCGGCGAGCGAGCCAGTTACACGCTTCAATTTCCAGAGATTAATGTAGAGCTCGGTGCTGAACTGGAAGTGAAAGATAATGTAATGAACTTCAACATTACGCGCATCACCGAGAGCGGTGCCGAGAAAGTCAAGACGATTGAGTTCCCTAATCATGATCTCGTTAGTATTCTCTCTTCGGAGCCTGTTGCAAAGGAGACTGGTGTATCCATCACGGGCTCGATTAGTGATGAATACAAGGATCTGAAAGCGGGGGCTACGAATGCGAGTGGATCACGGTATTACGTATTCCTGAACAACGATAAATTAGCAGGAACGATTATGAATAATGCCATAAATGGATCCGATAAGACGCGTCTTCGCATCGCAAACAATGGAAGTGGTGATAAACAAGCATCGATTTGGAATGGTACATTTATTTACCGCGGTAGCGATACGATGCCAACGCAGTCGCTTCCCACCTCGAAAGTTGTCATCACACCAGACGCTAACGAAGATAACACCGTAGACTGGCAGGATGGTGCTATTGCGTATCGTGAGAATGCACCAATACCTTATGGTAGTCAAATGATTCGCGACAATATCTCTTATATCAGCATGAATTTAGGCTCAACGACGACGTCTCCGTTTCTGCGGGCGTTCGATAACGCGAAGAAAATTTCAAATCTGACCGATGGTTTCGGCCAGCTAGTCTTATTTAAGGGTTACCAAGGAGAAGGCCATGATGATTCTCATCCGGACTATGGTGGTAATATCGGTATTCGTCAAGGCGGTAAGGAAGATTTTAATTTCGTATTGAGCGAGGGCAAGAAGTATAACATCAAGGGCGGCGTGCATATCAATGCGACAGAATACATGCTGGATGCAGTCGGGACCAAGTTGGAGAATTTGGTACAACCGCTGTCTAAGGGATGGGGCTGGTTGGATCAAGCCTATTTCGTCGATCAGTCCAAGGATGTGCAATCCGGAGAATTAAAACGTAGGCTGGATATGCTGAAGGCGGACACGGGTGATAATTTGTCATTTATATACGTCGACGTCTATTACAATAACGATTTTAATGCAATGAAATTGGGAGAATACATTAACGGTAATGGATGGATGTTAGGCACAGAGTTCGCAGGCCCATTATTTGAACCAGCGGCATGGGTGCATTGGGGTACGGACCCAGGTTATCCAAACCAAGGTGACAATAGTCCGATTGTAAGATTCGTGCGCAACCAAGTGCTTGATGGCTTCATGACGACACCACTCTTGAAGGGCAACCAACAGGTAGGTGTTGGATATTGGCAGCCTAAAGCAGAGTTCTACAGCTACAACGAAACGACTAAGGCATTTTTTAATCATAATCTTCCGACTAAATATATGCAGTACTTCCCAATTATGAAAATGACGAATGATCGTATCGACTTTGAGGGAGATGTATCCGTCGAGCGTGAAGCAGATGGCAAAATTCATTTAAGAAAAGACGGTAACAACGTAGCTATCATGACGGATAGCTCGAATGTTACAGATAGCACTGTCTTTATCCCATGGGATCCCATTCAAGAAACAAAAATCTATCACTGGAATCCAGCAGGTGGGACGACGACTTGGAAGGTGCCAGCATCCTGGAGCAATGTACAGACAGCACAATTGTATAAGTTGACGGATCTAGGTCGTGAGCTTGTCGGTCCTGTGAATGTTGTGAACGGCGAAGTAACGCTCACAGCAACCCGTGGAACTGGATATGTCTTGTACAAAGATTTAGCTGAAGAGCAAGAAGACATGGAGTGGGGGGAGGGCGGCCTCATTAAGGATAATGGCTTCGACAGTCAAAGCTTCGGAAGTTGGAGCAAATCCTCTACGGGAGCAAATACGGATCACATCCAATTCGTGAAATCAAATAACGCAGATGACATGGTGCAGGTGAAAGGACCATCCGACGCGACGCTTACGCAGACGATTACTGGACTCAAGCCTGGCAATGCGTATACCGCATCCATATGGGCTAATATTGACGGCAAGCGTAAGGTAACTATCGGTGTGAAGCAAGGCGATGAGGAAGTCAGCAACTACATGGAAGATATCCCTGTACCGTATTATGCGCAGCAGCACAAGTACCTCAACACCAATACTCAACGCGTTAAAGTGACGTTTACAGCGCAAGCCGAAACGGCTGAGCTATCTATCAACGTTGCTACTGGTAATGCAACGGTGAATCTGGACGACGTCCGCGTATGGGAGAATCCAACATCTACGGATCCGGGAGACTCTGTACTGTACGAAGATTTCGAGAATGTAGACGAGGGCTGGGGACCATTTGTGTATAGCAAAAGCGGATATGTCCGGACGCATATCTCTGATAAAAGAGAAGGTCAGATCATGAATTACGTGCTTGACGGGAAGTATTCACTCAAATCGAATGAAAGCGGGACGGGCGAATGGCTCCGTACACTACCGCAGACACTTCGTCTTGAGAAAGACCACAAATTCCGGCTTACGATGAAAGTGAAGACGGATACGGAGGGCATGTATACGGTCGCTCTGCGCACAAAGGAGAATGGCACGGTTCGTGACTTAGCTTCCAAGACACTTAACCTTAGCACAATCGATATTGATCTTCCGTTCCAAACCGATGGTACAGAGAACGCTTATCTCGCTATTATTAAGAACAAGGACAACGATCAAGCTGAATTGACTGGTACACTATTGATTGATGATATTCGCGTTGATGACGAGGGTTCAATCAATCCGGGAGAAGGCATCTTGGTAAACAACCTCGGATTGGCAGAGACAAACATCGTCCTTCCAATTGGTAATAATACAACATTGGTGGCGAACGTGGCGCCAGCTAACGCATCGAATAAAACACTCAAATGGGCTTCGAATCAGCCAACCATCGTATCGGTGGATCAAAATGGCCGAATCACAGCACTGGCATCAGGAACGGCGACCATTACAGTTACATCAACCGATGGCAGCAAACTGACTGCAACGGCCCAAGTTACGGTGAATGAAGCGAATGTGCATATTCCGCAGTCCGGAATGACAGCTACGACTACGAGTGCCCAACCAGGCGATGAAGGGGCCAATGTGCTAGATGGAAATCCGGCAACGGCATGGCATACAGCTTGGTCACCGCCGCATCTTCCAGAATCCATCACCATTCAATTGGGCGGCAGCTACGATATTAATGAGCTGAAATATTTGCCTCGTACGGATGCGGCTAACGGTACGATTACGAAATATAATGTGTACGTCAGCACGGACGGAGTAAACTTTACGCTTGCTGCTAACGGAAGCTGGGCGAGGAACAATCAGGAGAAAAGCGTGATCTTCCCGAAAACAAAGGCGTCTTATGTGAAGCTGGAAGCTGTTGAGGCAGTTGGAAATTTCGCGTCCGCATTGGAAATCAATGTGTATCATGTGCCAACCGTGAGTTCCGGGGAGCAGTCTGCTTTGCTGACTGGAGCGAATACAGTTTTGGCTGAAACAGAATTTAAGTTGAACCTCGGGTTGAAGGATGTGAAAAACGACGTTTATGCAGGCGTTGTAGATGTGACGTATGACCCAGCGATATTGGAATTTAAAAAAGCTATATCGCTAAATGATGGTATCAGCTTGCTTCAGGCCAAGGATGTCGGCAATGGCAAAATTCGCTTGATCTTTGCAAGCAATGGTGAGGCAAATGCGATCTCAAACGATTCTGAATTCCTCGAATTGACTTTCAAATCAAAAGCAATAGGGGAAACGACTCAGACGGTTGTGGCGGTTACTAGCATGACGGTGGCAGATGGCGAGGGAACGGAGTCATCCGTAGAAGGAATCAGCCATTCGATTGAAGTTCAGACGGATGTGCCTGTTACCTCCGGTGATGTCAACGGGGACGGCAAAGTGAGCATTGGCGACCTTGCGATGATTGCGGCACATTACGGCAAAAATAGTAGTCATCCAGATTGGAACTCAATCAAACGCCTTGATTTGGATAAAGACAATGCGATCGATCTTGACGATCTCGTTATGATTGCAAACAAAATTATTCTATAA
- a CDS encoding cohesin domain-containing protein — translation MLINKLRNQVMMLGLILLLLLTGIPIASADAEASTITYYIDDLNGSDTNDGQSEDHAWKSLDKVNATTFLPGERILFKAGGKWTGSLSPKGSGTEGKNIVIGKYGEGVRPLIEGKGLVENAVFLYNQQYWEIGHLEVTNKGTAAATSPRRGVLVSGEDFEKGSVTNITVTKTLRGIYIHDLYVHDVNGEDKKDVNGSSGIQVSVRIPGLVNGIPTAGSVHQRTTFDDVRIINNEVRNVSRSGIMIWNDWKNRALLGDGLDYGESSLTPWTPVTNVVIQGNKLYNIGGDGIVPHMTDGALVEYNFLDGYNRTSAGYNAGMWTWDGDNTLYQFNEVTGGYSTRDGQPFDFDHATQGIIYQYNYTYNNDGGTLLLCADGRGGKVNGGIYRYNISQNDKYQTFTICGGSNVENIQIYNNVFYVKQGMNTNMLVSQGGGVQVSLYNNLFINNGTGNYTAKPTWKYHNNAFVGNNVPSKDRIPDPFMLTGDPKLVNPGQAGTVLNNLGVIVPGQVSWAELNGYKLSADSPLINAGRFIGVTHNPGTRDDFGNPIYNGMPDVGVHEYEAVQYPHVDPFEPVIPKPQAEIRNGNFENTTQHANGNPWQWQWNAGIVNDGNARGGSYAGYIKEVAGGGSIEQQIAVSPDTTYRISAYAKSGGSDQKLYLGVKWTDSVTGAKTMQIPVESMEYALYDLEFTTGSQTSGVTMYLWKDTGSAKKSYIDDVSIAEVVPVEPPSTTLSGPATVEAGKTFTVKLGLKNIAEEAYAQDILLSYNANAMKFMSAQSGQDGLEIVDKKNSDGTLRLIIASIGEGHGITGKKDVAELTFEAKSVSQETVGTITVTDATLGDDEGNESKAEASAFNVKVTVEPAGIPGDANNDGKLSIGDLAIAAANYGKTSQSSDWNRIKVLDMNDDDVIDISDLAEIAKKIVT, via the coding sequence TTGCTAATAAACAAGTTAAGAAACCAAGTGATGATGCTGGGCCTCATTTTACTGTTACTACTGACTGGTATTCCAATTGCCTCTGCAGATGCCGAAGCTAGTACGATAACCTACTACATCGATGATTTGAACGGCTCAGATACGAATGACGGTCAGAGCGAAGACCACGCATGGAAGTCACTCGATAAAGTGAATGCGACAACATTTCTGCCGGGAGAGCGAATTTTGTTCAAGGCAGGAGGGAAATGGACGGGATCGCTCAGTCCTAAAGGCTCAGGAACAGAAGGCAAAAATATCGTCATCGGCAAATACGGCGAAGGCGTAAGACCATTAATTGAAGGAAAAGGCTTAGTGGAGAACGCCGTTTTTCTATACAACCAGCAATATTGGGAAATCGGCCATTTGGAAGTTACGAATAAAGGCACTGCAGCTGCCACGTCACCTCGGCGAGGTGTGCTCGTTTCGGGAGAAGACTTTGAGAAAGGTAGCGTAACGAATATCACAGTTACGAAAACGCTACGCGGTATCTATATTCATGATCTGTACGTCCATGACGTAAATGGTGAGGATAAAAAAGATGTAAATGGAAGCTCGGGCATTCAGGTAAGTGTCAGAATTCCTGGCCTTGTCAATGGTATCCCGACAGCGGGTTCGGTCCATCAGCGTACGACGTTCGATGATGTTCGAATTATTAACAATGAGGTAAGAAACGTCTCACGCTCAGGCATTATGATCTGGAACGATTGGAAGAACAGAGCGTTGCTTGGGGACGGCTTGGATTATGGGGAAAGTTCGCTCACACCTTGGACACCGGTCACGAATGTAGTTATTCAAGGCAACAAGCTGTACAACATCGGCGGAGACGGTATTGTGCCGCATATGACCGATGGTGCTTTGGTCGAATACAACTTCCTGGACGGATATAACCGTACATCAGCAGGGTATAACGCTGGAATGTGGACATGGGACGGCGACAATACTTTGTATCAGTTCAATGAAGTAACCGGTGGATATTCGACAAGAGACGGACAGCCGTTCGATTTTGATCATGCTACACAAGGTATTATTTATCAATATAACTATACTTACAACAACGATGGAGGCACATTATTACTCTGCGCAGACGGTAGAGGAGGTAAGGTGAACGGAGGAATATATCGTTATAACATTAGCCAGAATGATAAGTACCAAACGTTCACGATCTGCGGAGGTAGCAATGTTGAGAATATTCAAATCTACAACAACGTCTTCTATGTGAAACAAGGGATGAATACAAATATGCTCGTTAGCCAGGGTGGCGGCGTGCAAGTTTCGTTGTATAACAATCTATTTATTAACAACGGCACGGGGAATTACACCGCGAAGCCAACTTGGAAATATCATAATAATGCGTTCGTAGGAAATAATGTGCCATCTAAGGACCGAATTCCAGATCCGTTTATGTTGACGGGAGATCCTAAACTGGTCAATCCAGGTCAAGCTGGCACCGTATTGAATAATCTTGGCGTTATCGTCCCTGGGCAAGTCAGTTGGGCCGAGTTGAACGGATATAAATTGTCCGCTGACTCTCCACTGATAAACGCGGGTCGCTTCATCGGCGTGACGCATAACCCGGGCACACGAGATGACTTCGGCAATCCGATCTATAACGGTATGCCAGACGTTGGCGTACATGAATACGAAGCGGTGCAGTATCCACATGTTGATCCGTTCGAGCCCGTCATACCGAAACCGCAAGCCGAAATCAGAAATGGGAATTTTGAGAATACAACGCAGCATGCGAATGGCAATCCGTGGCAGTGGCAGTGGAATGCAGGCATTGTGAATGATGGTAATGCGCGTGGAGGGAGCTATGCCGGCTATATTAAGGAAGTTGCTGGCGGCGGTTCGATTGAACAGCAGATTGCCGTGAGCCCTGATACGACATATCGTATCAGCGCATATGCCAAATCGGGTGGATCAGATCAAAAGTTATATTTGGGAGTGAAATGGACAGATTCAGTAACCGGTGCGAAAACTATGCAAATTCCTGTAGAGTCGATGGAATATGCCTTGTACGACTTGGAGTTTACGACGGGAAGCCAAACGTCGGGCGTAACCATGTACCTCTGGAAGGATACGGGTTCAGCGAAGAAGAGCTACATCGATGATGTGAGCATTGCAGAAGTCGTGCCGGTAGAGCCGCCGTCCACTACACTAAGCGGTCCGGCTACTGTCGAGGCGGGCAAGACGTTTACGGTTAAGCTCGGATTAAAGAACATCGCGGAGGAGGCATACGCTCAAGATATTCTGTTAAGCTACAATGCGAATGCGATGAAATTTATGTCGGCTCAATCGGGGCAGGATGGGCTGGAAATTGTGGATAAGAAGAATAGCGATGGTACGCTACGTCTCATTATCGCAAGCATTGGTGAAGGTCATGGGATAACAGGAAAGAAGGACGTTGCAGAGCTAACCTTCGAGGCCAAATCCGTTTCGCAGGAAACGGTAGGGACAATCACAGTAACGGATGCAACGCTTGGAGACGACGAGGGGAACGAATCGAAAGCGGAAGCTTCGGCCTTCAATGTTAAAGTAACGGTTGAACCTGCGGGCATTCCGGGCGACGCCAATAATGATGGTAAGTTAAGCATCGGTGATTTGGCGATCGCAGCGGCGAACTACGGTAAAACTTCGCAAAGCTCTGATTGGAATCGTATCAAGGTTCTGGATATGAATGACGACGATGTAATCGACATCTCCGACCTTGCCGAAATCGCGAAAAAAATAGTAACTTAA
- a CDS encoding response regulator transcription factor: MFKIFIIEDDRGLVALLQDYLHKFGYETQAVNDFERVRAQFEAFAPHLVLLDVNLPKYDGYYWCRQIRGISTCPILFISARDGKMDQVMALENGADDYITKPFDYEIAMAKIKSQLRRAYGTYAGSNNERTLTVAGIMLDVERLVLSRGEAKVDLSHTEAKILDELMQKSGTIVTRDRLLEKIWDDQAFVDENTLNVYVTRVRKKLAALEVTDGLQTVRGQGYRLIPNWGDED; encoded by the coding sequence ATGTTCAAAATATTCATTATAGAAGATGATCGTGGTCTGGTGGCTCTGCTACAGGATTATTTACATAAGTTTGGATATGAGACACAGGCTGTGAATGATTTCGAGCGGGTCCGCGCTCAGTTTGAGGCGTTCGCTCCACACCTGGTACTCCTAGATGTTAATTTGCCTAAATACGATGGTTATTACTGGTGCCGCCAGATTCGTGGAATTTCTACCTGTCCCATCCTCTTTATATCTGCCCGTGACGGCAAAATGGATCAGGTGATGGCGCTGGAGAACGGAGCCGACGATTACATCACGAAGCCTTTTGATTACGAAATTGCGATGGCCAAAATCAAAAGCCAGCTTCGACGCGCCTATGGCACCTATGCGGGAAGCAACAATGAACGTACCCTGACCGTTGCCGGAATAATGCTGGATGTGGAACGACTAGTTCTTTCACGAGGTGAAGCTAAGGTGGACTTAAGCCACACGGAAGCGAAGATCTTGGATGAGCTGATGCAAAAATCCGGAACCATCGTTACCCGGGACAGGCTGCTAGAAAAAATCTGGGATGATCAAGCCTTCGTGGATGAGAATACACTCAATGTCTATGTCACCCGTGTACGCAAAAAGCTTGCCGCTCTTGAGGTTACGGACGGTCTACAAACCGTTCGAGGTCAAGGCTATCGCTTGATACCGAATTGGGGGGATGAGGATTGA
- a CDS encoding sensor histidine kinase: MKLFLREQIPLIVVYLAQLILITLVYRLDGGSGVSVSLYAALLSTCLLLGYLAYRYISNRTFYERLETLPSSLDEAGGPSQDSPLAVSLRGLLGSQFRLYKNDLHSYRHKLEEHIHFINQWVHGMKTPLSVIHLMIQDKDGPPFTAIGDELDRLKKGLDTVLYTARLDTFEHDFYVERLDLETLVRGVTSEQKRLFIRNRIFPSIKIDERIAVTTDEKWLSFVLTQLITNAIRYTTEVGKHVYFHGYIQEDKRAVLEIRDEGVGIPAGDLPRVFDAYFTGVNGRTFQESTGMGLYLVKQICGKLGHEVSISSEEGKGTAVRIVFKEHYLTNV, encoded by the coding sequence TTGAAGTTATTTTTACGGGAACAGATCCCTTTAATTGTAGTCTATCTAGCGCAGCTCATCTTGATCACACTAGTGTATCGGCTGGATGGGGGCAGTGGTGTGAGCGTAAGTCTATATGCAGCTCTTCTCAGCACTTGTCTGCTGCTTGGCTACCTCGCTTACCGGTATATCAGCAATCGTACATTCTATGAACGTCTGGAGACTTTACCTTCCTCTTTAGATGAAGCAGGTGGCCCTTCACAGGATTCTCCGCTTGCCGTGAGTTTGCGAGGACTACTGGGGTCACAATTCCGCCTTTACAAAAATGATTTACACAGCTACCGCCACAAGCTGGAAGAACATATTCACTTTATTAATCAGTGGGTGCATGGGATGAAGACACCATTATCTGTCATCCATTTGATGATTCAAGATAAGGACGGACCGCCTTTTACGGCGATAGGAGATGAATTGGATCGTCTGAAAAAAGGACTGGATACCGTACTTTATACGGCTCGGTTAGATACTTTTGAGCATGATTTTTATGTTGAACGTTTGGATTTGGAAACCCTCGTACGTGGGGTGACCTCAGAGCAGAAGCGTCTTTTCATACGTAATCGTATATTTCCTAGTATCAAAATAGATGAGCGAATTGCTGTAACCACAGATGAGAAATGGCTAAGCTTTGTGCTTACGCAGCTCATTACGAATGCAATCCGTTATACGACTGAGGTCGGCAAACATGTTTATTTTCATGGATACATACAAGAGGACAAGAGAGCAGTACTGGAGATACGAGATGAAGGCGTTGGCATCCCAGCAGGTGATCTGCCGCGTGTATTTGATGCTTATTTTACCGGTGTGAATGGACGAACCTTCCAAGAATCCACGGGGATGGGACTATACCTTGTGAAACAAATCTGCGGTAAGCTTGGTCACGAGGTGAGCATTAGCTCTGAAGAAGGTAAGGGCACGGCCGTGCGGATTGTGTTTAAGGAGCATTACCTTACAAATGTGTAA